In the Haliaeetus albicilla chromosome 7, bHalAlb1.1, whole genome shotgun sequence genome, one interval contains:
- the CDC27 gene encoding cell division cycle protein 27 homolog isoform X2, which translates to MTVLQEPVQAAIWQALNHYAYRDAVFLAERLYAEVHSEEALFLLATCYYRSGKAYKAYRLLKGHSCTTPQCKYLLAKCCVDLSKLAEGEQILSGGVLNKQKSHDDIVMEFGDSACFTLSLLGHVYCKTDRLAKGSECYQKSLSLNPFLWSPFESLCEIGEKPDPDQTFKLTSLQNFSSCLPNTCTTLVSNHNISHRQPETVLMETPQDTIELNRINLESSNSKYSSLNTDSSMSYIDSAVISPDAVPLGSGTVILSKQAQNKPKTGRSLLGGPAALSPLTPSFGILPLETPSPGDGSYLQNYTNSSSVIDVPSTGAPSKKKLCVMQTVSRISQAGTKSVFSQSGNSREVTPILVAQTQSSGPQTSTTPQVLSPTIAAPPNALPRRSSRLFTSDSSTTKENSKKLKMKFPPKIPNRKTKSKTNKGGITQPNLNDSLEITKLDSSIISEGKISTVAPQIQAFTLQKAAAGLMSLLRDMGKGYLALCSYNCKEAINILSHLPSHHYNTGWVLCQIGRAYFELAEYMQAERIFSEVRRIENYRVEGMEIYSTTLWHLQKDVALSVLSKDLTDMDKNSPEAWCAAGNCFSLQREHDIAIKFFQRAIQVDPNYAYAYTLLGHEFVLTEELDKALACFRNAIRVNPRHYNAWYGLGMIYYKQEKFSLAEMHFQKALDINPQSSVLLCHIGVVQHALKKSEKALDTLNKAINIDPKNPLCKFHRASVLFANEKYKSALQELEELKQIVPKESLVYFLIGKVYKKLGQTHLALMNFSWAMDLDPKGANNQIKEAIDKRYLPDDEEPITQEEQISECYPYESVGTDESQESSMTDADDTQLHAVESDEF; encoded by the exons ATGACGGTGCTGCAGGAACCCGTCCAG GCTGCTATATGGCAAGCACTTAACCACTATGCTTACCGCGATGCAGTGTTCCTTGCAGAAAGATTATATGCAGAAG tacATTCGGAAGAAGCACTGTTTTTACTGGCGACGTGTTACTACCGCTCAGGAAAGGCCTATAAAGCATACAGGCTCCTAAAGGGACACAGCTGTACTACCCCACAATGTAAATACCTGCTTGCAAAATGTTGTGTTGACCTCAGCAA gcttgcAGAAGGAGAGCAGATCTTATCTGGTGGAGTGTTgaataaacagaaaagccaTGATGACATTGTTATGGAGTTTGGGGACTCTGCATGCTTTACACTCTCCTTACTGGGACATGTCTACTG CAAGACAGACCGGCTTGCCAAAGGATCAGAATGTTACCAAAAGAGCCTTAGTTTAAATCCTTTCCTCTGGTCCCCTTTTGAATCGCTATGTGAAATAG GTGAAAAACCAGACCCTGACCAAACATTTAAATTAACATCTTTACAGAACTTCAGCAGCTGTCTGCCTAACACTTGCACAACATTGGTATCTAATCACAATATATCCCATAGACAGCCTGAGACTGTCCTTATGGAAACGCCGCAAGACACAATT GAGTTGAACAGAATCAACCTAGAATCCTCCAATTCAAAATATTCCTCCTTGAACACAGATTCTTCTATGTCTTACATTGACTCAGCTGTAATTTCACCAGATGCTGTCCCTCTTGGTTCAGGAACTGTCATATTGTCTAAACAGGctcaaaataaaccaaaaactGGGCGGAGTTTACTGGGAGGACCTGCGGCTTTGAGCCCACTAACTCCAAG CTTTGGAATTTTGCCACTAGAAACCCCAAGCCCTGGAGATGGATCGTATTTACAAAACTACACGAACTCTTCTTCTGTAATTGATGTGCCATCCACAGGAGCACCTTCAAAGAAG AAACTTTGTGTTATGCAGACTGTCAGCAGGATAAGCCAAGCTGGAACAAAATCTGTCTTCTCACAGAGCGGAAATAGCCGGGAAGTCACTCCAATTCTTGTTGCACAAACACAGAGCTCTGGTCCACAGACAag tacAACACCTCAGGTATTGAGCCCAACAATTGCTGCTCCACCAAACGCACTGCCTCGAAGAAGCTCTCGCCTATTTACTAGTGATAGCTCTACAACAAAG gaaaatagcaaaaaattaaaaatgaagtttccaCCTAAGattccaaacagaaaaacaaagagtaaAACAAATAAGGGAGGAATAACTCAACCAAACTTAAATGACAGTTTGGAAATTACCAAACTGGACTCTTCCATcatttcagaagggaaaattTCCACTGTTGCGCCACAGATCCAGGCTTTTACACtacagaaggcagcagcag GTTTGATGAGCCTTCTTCGTGACATGGGGAAAGGTTATTTAGCCTTGTGTTCATACAACTGTAAAGAAGCGATAAATATTTTAAGCCATTTACCATCCCACCACTACAACACTGGCTGGGTGCTGTGCCAAATTGGGAGAGCTTACTTCGAACTTGCAGAATATATGCAG gctgagagaatattttcagaagtaagGAGGATTGAAAACTACAGAGTAGAAGGCATGGAGATCTATTCGACTACGCTGTGGCATCTGCAGAAAGATGTTGCTCTTTCAGTTCTTTCAAAGGATTTGACGGACATGGATAAAAATTCACCAGAG GCATGGTGTGCTGCAGGAAACTGTTTCAGCTTGCAACGAGAGCATGACATTGCAATCAAGTTCTTCCAGAGAGCCATTCAAGTTGATCCAAACTATGCTTATGCCTACACCCTGTTGGGGCATGAATTTGTGTTAACAGAAGAACTAGACAAAGCATTAGCTTGTTTTAGAAATGCAATCAGAGTCAATCCTAGACACTATAATGCATG GTATGGGTTGGGAATGATTTAttacaaacaggaaaaattcaGTCTAGCAGAAATGCATTTCCAGAAAGCACTTGATATCAATCCTCAGAGCTCAGTCTTATTGTGTCACATTGGAGTA GTCCAGCATGCactgaaaaaatctgaaaaggcTTTGGATACTTTAAACAAAGCTATTAACATTGACCCCAAGAACCCACTATGCAAATTCCATAGAGCTTCTGTattatttgcaaatgaaaaatacaag tctgCTTTACAAGAACTTGAAGAACTGAAACAGATTGTTCCCAAAGAGTCTcttgtttactttttaataggAAAG gttTATAAAAAACTGGGTCAAACACATTTGGCCCTAATGAATTTCTCATGGGCAATGGACTTAGATCCCAAAGGAGCCAATAACCAGATTAAAGAGGCCATTGATAAACGTTACCTTCCAGATGATGAAGAACCAATAACTCAAGAAGAGCAAATCAGTGAATGTTACCCCTATGAATCAG ttggCACAGATGAATCCCAAGAGAGCAGCATGACGGATGCAGATGACACACAGCTCCACGCAGTTGAAAGTGATGAATTTTAA
- the CDC27 gene encoding cell division cycle protein 27 homolog isoform X4: MTVLQEPVQAAIWQALNHYAYRDAVFLAERLYAEVHSEEALFLLATCYYRSGKAYKAYRLLKGHSCTTPQCKYLLAKCCVDLSKLAEGEQILSGGVLNKQKSHDDIVMEFGDSACFTLSLLGHVYCKTDRLAKGSECYQKSLSLNPFLWSPFESLCEIGEKPDPDQTFKLTSLQNFSSCLPNTCTTLVSNHNISHRQPETVLMETPQDTIELNRINLESSNSKYSSLNTDSSMSYIDSAVISPDAVPLGSGTVILSKQAQNKPKTGRSLLGGPAALSPLTPSFGILPLETPSPGDGSYLQNYTNSSSVIDVPSTGAPSKKTVSRISQAGTKSVFSQSGNSREVTPILVAQTQSSGPQTSTTPQVLSPTIAAPPNALPRRSSRLFTSDSSTTKENSKKLKMKFPPKIPNRKTKSKTNKGGITQPNLNDSLEITKLDSSIISEGKISTVAPQIQAFTLQKAAAGLMSLLRDMGKGYLALCSYNCKEAINILSHLPSHHYNTGWVLCQIGRAYFELAEYMQAERIFSEVRRIENYRVEGMEIYSTTLWHLQKDVALSVLSKDLTDMDKNSPEAWCAAGNCFSLQREHDIAIKFFQRAIQVDPNYAYAYTLLGHEFVLTEELDKALACFRNAIRVNPRHYNAWYGLGMIYYKQEKFSLAEMHFQKALDINPQSSVLLCHIGVVQHALKKSEKALDTLNKAINIDPKNPLCKFHRASVLFANEKYKSALQELEELKQIVPKESLVYFLIGKVYKKLGQTHLALMNFSWAMDLDPKGANNQIKEAIDKRYLPDDEEPITQEEQISECYPYESVGTDESQESSMTDADDTQLHAVESDEF; encoded by the exons ATGACGGTGCTGCAGGAACCCGTCCAG GCTGCTATATGGCAAGCACTTAACCACTATGCTTACCGCGATGCAGTGTTCCTTGCAGAAAGATTATATGCAGAAG tacATTCGGAAGAAGCACTGTTTTTACTGGCGACGTGTTACTACCGCTCAGGAAAGGCCTATAAAGCATACAGGCTCCTAAAGGGACACAGCTGTACTACCCCACAATGTAAATACCTGCTTGCAAAATGTTGTGTTGACCTCAGCAA gcttgcAGAAGGAGAGCAGATCTTATCTGGTGGAGTGTTgaataaacagaaaagccaTGATGACATTGTTATGGAGTTTGGGGACTCTGCATGCTTTACACTCTCCTTACTGGGACATGTCTACTG CAAGACAGACCGGCTTGCCAAAGGATCAGAATGTTACCAAAAGAGCCTTAGTTTAAATCCTTTCCTCTGGTCCCCTTTTGAATCGCTATGTGAAATAG GTGAAAAACCAGACCCTGACCAAACATTTAAATTAACATCTTTACAGAACTTCAGCAGCTGTCTGCCTAACACTTGCACAACATTGGTATCTAATCACAATATATCCCATAGACAGCCTGAGACTGTCCTTATGGAAACGCCGCAAGACACAATT GAGTTGAACAGAATCAACCTAGAATCCTCCAATTCAAAATATTCCTCCTTGAACACAGATTCTTCTATGTCTTACATTGACTCAGCTGTAATTTCACCAGATGCTGTCCCTCTTGGTTCAGGAACTGTCATATTGTCTAAACAGGctcaaaataaaccaaaaactGGGCGGAGTTTACTGGGAGGACCTGCGGCTTTGAGCCCACTAACTCCAAG CTTTGGAATTTTGCCACTAGAAACCCCAAGCCCTGGAGATGGATCGTATTTACAAAACTACACGAACTCTTCTTCTGTAATTGATGTGCCATCCACAGGAGCACCTTCAAAGAAG ACTGTCAGCAGGATAAGCCAAGCTGGAACAAAATCTGTCTTCTCACAGAGCGGAAATAGCCGGGAAGTCACTCCAATTCTTGTTGCACAAACACAGAGCTCTGGTCCACAGACAag tacAACACCTCAGGTATTGAGCCCAACAATTGCTGCTCCACCAAACGCACTGCCTCGAAGAAGCTCTCGCCTATTTACTAGTGATAGCTCTACAACAAAG gaaaatagcaaaaaattaaaaatgaagtttccaCCTAAGattccaaacagaaaaacaaagagtaaAACAAATAAGGGAGGAATAACTCAACCAAACTTAAATGACAGTTTGGAAATTACCAAACTGGACTCTTCCATcatttcagaagggaaaattTCCACTGTTGCGCCACAGATCCAGGCTTTTACACtacagaaggcagcagcag GTTTGATGAGCCTTCTTCGTGACATGGGGAAAGGTTATTTAGCCTTGTGTTCATACAACTGTAAAGAAGCGATAAATATTTTAAGCCATTTACCATCCCACCACTACAACACTGGCTGGGTGCTGTGCCAAATTGGGAGAGCTTACTTCGAACTTGCAGAATATATGCAG gctgagagaatattttcagaagtaagGAGGATTGAAAACTACAGAGTAGAAGGCATGGAGATCTATTCGACTACGCTGTGGCATCTGCAGAAAGATGTTGCTCTTTCAGTTCTTTCAAAGGATTTGACGGACATGGATAAAAATTCACCAGAG GCATGGTGTGCTGCAGGAAACTGTTTCAGCTTGCAACGAGAGCATGACATTGCAATCAAGTTCTTCCAGAGAGCCATTCAAGTTGATCCAAACTATGCTTATGCCTACACCCTGTTGGGGCATGAATTTGTGTTAACAGAAGAACTAGACAAAGCATTAGCTTGTTTTAGAAATGCAATCAGAGTCAATCCTAGACACTATAATGCATG GTATGGGTTGGGAATGATTTAttacaaacaggaaaaattcaGTCTAGCAGAAATGCATTTCCAGAAAGCACTTGATATCAATCCTCAGAGCTCAGTCTTATTGTGTCACATTGGAGTA GTCCAGCATGCactgaaaaaatctgaaaaggcTTTGGATACTTTAAACAAAGCTATTAACATTGACCCCAAGAACCCACTATGCAAATTCCATAGAGCTTCTGTattatttgcaaatgaaaaatacaag tctgCTTTACAAGAACTTGAAGAACTGAAACAGATTGTTCCCAAAGAGTCTcttgtttactttttaataggAAAG gttTATAAAAAACTGGGTCAAACACATTTGGCCCTAATGAATTTCTCATGGGCAATGGACTTAGATCCCAAAGGAGCCAATAACCAGATTAAAGAGGCCATTGATAAACGTTACCTTCCAGATGATGAAGAACCAATAACTCAAGAAGAGCAAATCAGTGAATGTTACCCCTATGAATCAG ttggCACAGATGAATCCCAAGAGAGCAGCATGACGGATGCAGATGACACACAGCTCCACGCAGTTGAAAGTGATGAATTTTAA
- the CDC27 gene encoding cell division cycle protein 27 homolog isoform X3 — MTVLQEPVQAAIWQALNHYAYRDAVFLAERLYAEVHSEEALFLLATCYYRSGKAYKAYRLLKGHSCTTPQCKYLLAKCCVDLSKLAEGEQILSGGVLNKQKSHDDIVMEFGDSACFTLSLLGHVYCKTDRLAKGSECYQKSLSLNPFLWSPFESLCEIGEKPDPDQTFKLTSLQNFSSCLPNTCTTLVSNHNISHRQPETVLMETPQDTIELNRINLESSNSKYSSLNTDSSMSYIDSAVISPDAVPLGSGTVILSKQAQNKPKTGRSLLGGPAALSPLTPSFGILPLETPSPGDGSYLQNYTNSSSVIDVPSTGAPSKKTVSRISQAGTKSVFSQSGNSREVTPILVAQTQSSGPQTSTTPQVLSPTIAAPPNALPRRSSRLFTSDSSTTKENSKKLKMKFPPKIPNRKTKSKTNKGGITQPNLNDSLEITKLDSSIISEGKISTVAPQIQAFTLQKAAAEGLMSLLRDMGKGYLALCSYNCKEAINILSHLPSHHYNTGWVLCQIGRAYFELAEYMQAERIFSEVRRIENYRVEGMEIYSTTLWHLQKDVALSVLSKDLTDMDKNSPEAWCAAGNCFSLQREHDIAIKFFQRAIQVDPNYAYAYTLLGHEFVLTEELDKALACFRNAIRVNPRHYNAWYGLGMIYYKQEKFSLAEMHFQKALDINPQSSVLLCHIGVVQHALKKSEKALDTLNKAINIDPKNPLCKFHRASVLFANEKYKSALQELEELKQIVPKESLVYFLIGKVYKKLGQTHLALMNFSWAMDLDPKGANNQIKEAIDKRYLPDDEEPITQEEQISECYPYESVGTDESQESSMTDADDTQLHAVESDEF, encoded by the exons ATGACGGTGCTGCAGGAACCCGTCCAG GCTGCTATATGGCAAGCACTTAACCACTATGCTTACCGCGATGCAGTGTTCCTTGCAGAAAGATTATATGCAGAAG tacATTCGGAAGAAGCACTGTTTTTACTGGCGACGTGTTACTACCGCTCAGGAAAGGCCTATAAAGCATACAGGCTCCTAAAGGGACACAGCTGTACTACCCCACAATGTAAATACCTGCTTGCAAAATGTTGTGTTGACCTCAGCAA gcttgcAGAAGGAGAGCAGATCTTATCTGGTGGAGTGTTgaataaacagaaaagccaTGATGACATTGTTATGGAGTTTGGGGACTCTGCATGCTTTACACTCTCCTTACTGGGACATGTCTACTG CAAGACAGACCGGCTTGCCAAAGGATCAGAATGTTACCAAAAGAGCCTTAGTTTAAATCCTTTCCTCTGGTCCCCTTTTGAATCGCTATGTGAAATAG GTGAAAAACCAGACCCTGACCAAACATTTAAATTAACATCTTTACAGAACTTCAGCAGCTGTCTGCCTAACACTTGCACAACATTGGTATCTAATCACAATATATCCCATAGACAGCCTGAGACTGTCCTTATGGAAACGCCGCAAGACACAATT GAGTTGAACAGAATCAACCTAGAATCCTCCAATTCAAAATATTCCTCCTTGAACACAGATTCTTCTATGTCTTACATTGACTCAGCTGTAATTTCACCAGATGCTGTCCCTCTTGGTTCAGGAACTGTCATATTGTCTAAACAGGctcaaaataaaccaaaaactGGGCGGAGTTTACTGGGAGGACCTGCGGCTTTGAGCCCACTAACTCCAAG CTTTGGAATTTTGCCACTAGAAACCCCAAGCCCTGGAGATGGATCGTATTTACAAAACTACACGAACTCTTCTTCTGTAATTGATGTGCCATCCACAGGAGCACCTTCAAAGAAG ACTGTCAGCAGGATAAGCCAAGCTGGAACAAAATCTGTCTTCTCACAGAGCGGAAATAGCCGGGAAGTCACTCCAATTCTTGTTGCACAAACACAGAGCTCTGGTCCACAGACAag tacAACACCTCAGGTATTGAGCCCAACAATTGCTGCTCCACCAAACGCACTGCCTCGAAGAAGCTCTCGCCTATTTACTAGTGATAGCTCTACAACAAAG gaaaatagcaaaaaattaaaaatgaagtttccaCCTAAGattccaaacagaaaaacaaagagtaaAACAAATAAGGGAGGAATAACTCAACCAAACTTAAATGACAGTTTGGAAATTACCAAACTGGACTCTTCCATcatttcagaagggaaaattTCCACTGTTGCGCCACAGATCCAGGCTTTTACACtacagaaggcagcagcag AAGGTTTGATGAGCCTTCTTCGTGACATGGGGAAAGGTTATTTAGCCTTGTGTTCATACAACTGTAAAGAAGCGATAAATATTTTAAGCCATTTACCATCCCACCACTACAACACTGGCTGGGTGCTGTGCCAAATTGGGAGAGCTTACTTCGAACTTGCAGAATATATGCAG gctgagagaatattttcagaagtaagGAGGATTGAAAACTACAGAGTAGAAGGCATGGAGATCTATTCGACTACGCTGTGGCATCTGCAGAAAGATGTTGCTCTTTCAGTTCTTTCAAAGGATTTGACGGACATGGATAAAAATTCACCAGAG GCATGGTGTGCTGCAGGAAACTGTTTCAGCTTGCAACGAGAGCATGACATTGCAATCAAGTTCTTCCAGAGAGCCATTCAAGTTGATCCAAACTATGCTTATGCCTACACCCTGTTGGGGCATGAATTTGTGTTAACAGAAGAACTAGACAAAGCATTAGCTTGTTTTAGAAATGCAATCAGAGTCAATCCTAGACACTATAATGCATG GTATGGGTTGGGAATGATTTAttacaaacaggaaaaattcaGTCTAGCAGAAATGCATTTCCAGAAAGCACTTGATATCAATCCTCAGAGCTCAGTCTTATTGTGTCACATTGGAGTA GTCCAGCATGCactgaaaaaatctgaaaaggcTTTGGATACTTTAAACAAAGCTATTAACATTGACCCCAAGAACCCACTATGCAAATTCCATAGAGCTTCTGTattatttgcaaatgaaaaatacaag tctgCTTTACAAGAACTTGAAGAACTGAAACAGATTGTTCCCAAAGAGTCTcttgtttactttttaataggAAAG gttTATAAAAAACTGGGTCAAACACATTTGGCCCTAATGAATTTCTCATGGGCAATGGACTTAGATCCCAAAGGAGCCAATAACCAGATTAAAGAGGCCATTGATAAACGTTACCTTCCAGATGATGAAGAACCAATAACTCAAGAAGAGCAAATCAGTGAATGTTACCCCTATGAATCAG ttggCACAGATGAATCCCAAGAGAGCAGCATGACGGATGCAGATGACACACAGCTCCACGCAGTTGAAAGTGATGAATTTTAA
- the CDC27 gene encoding cell division cycle protein 27 homolog isoform X1, producing MTVLQEPVQAAIWQALNHYAYRDAVFLAERLYAEVHSEEALFLLATCYYRSGKAYKAYRLLKGHSCTTPQCKYLLAKCCVDLSKLAEGEQILSGGVLNKQKSHDDIVMEFGDSACFTLSLLGHVYCKTDRLAKGSECYQKSLSLNPFLWSPFESLCEIGEKPDPDQTFKLTSLQNFSSCLPNTCTTLVSNHNISHRQPETVLMETPQDTIELNRINLESSNSKYSSLNTDSSMSYIDSAVISPDAVPLGSGTVILSKQAQNKPKTGRSLLGGPAALSPLTPSFGILPLETPSPGDGSYLQNYTNSSSVIDVPSTGAPSKKKLCVMQTVSRISQAGTKSVFSQSGNSREVTPILVAQTQSSGPQTSTTPQVLSPTIAAPPNALPRRSSRLFTSDSSTTKENSKKLKMKFPPKIPNRKTKSKTNKGGITQPNLNDSLEITKLDSSIISEGKISTVAPQIQAFTLQKAAAEGLMSLLRDMGKGYLALCSYNCKEAINILSHLPSHHYNTGWVLCQIGRAYFELAEYMQAERIFSEVRRIENYRVEGMEIYSTTLWHLQKDVALSVLSKDLTDMDKNSPEAWCAAGNCFSLQREHDIAIKFFQRAIQVDPNYAYAYTLLGHEFVLTEELDKALACFRNAIRVNPRHYNAWYGLGMIYYKQEKFSLAEMHFQKALDINPQSSVLLCHIGVVQHALKKSEKALDTLNKAINIDPKNPLCKFHRASVLFANEKYKSALQELEELKQIVPKESLVYFLIGKVYKKLGQTHLALMNFSWAMDLDPKGANNQIKEAIDKRYLPDDEEPITQEEQISECYPYESVGTDESQESSMTDADDTQLHAVESDEF from the exons ATGACGGTGCTGCAGGAACCCGTCCAG GCTGCTATATGGCAAGCACTTAACCACTATGCTTACCGCGATGCAGTGTTCCTTGCAGAAAGATTATATGCAGAAG tacATTCGGAAGAAGCACTGTTTTTACTGGCGACGTGTTACTACCGCTCAGGAAAGGCCTATAAAGCATACAGGCTCCTAAAGGGACACAGCTGTACTACCCCACAATGTAAATACCTGCTTGCAAAATGTTGTGTTGACCTCAGCAA gcttgcAGAAGGAGAGCAGATCTTATCTGGTGGAGTGTTgaataaacagaaaagccaTGATGACATTGTTATGGAGTTTGGGGACTCTGCATGCTTTACACTCTCCTTACTGGGACATGTCTACTG CAAGACAGACCGGCTTGCCAAAGGATCAGAATGTTACCAAAAGAGCCTTAGTTTAAATCCTTTCCTCTGGTCCCCTTTTGAATCGCTATGTGAAATAG GTGAAAAACCAGACCCTGACCAAACATTTAAATTAACATCTTTACAGAACTTCAGCAGCTGTCTGCCTAACACTTGCACAACATTGGTATCTAATCACAATATATCCCATAGACAGCCTGAGACTGTCCTTATGGAAACGCCGCAAGACACAATT GAGTTGAACAGAATCAACCTAGAATCCTCCAATTCAAAATATTCCTCCTTGAACACAGATTCTTCTATGTCTTACATTGACTCAGCTGTAATTTCACCAGATGCTGTCCCTCTTGGTTCAGGAACTGTCATATTGTCTAAACAGGctcaaaataaaccaaaaactGGGCGGAGTTTACTGGGAGGACCTGCGGCTTTGAGCCCACTAACTCCAAG CTTTGGAATTTTGCCACTAGAAACCCCAAGCCCTGGAGATGGATCGTATTTACAAAACTACACGAACTCTTCTTCTGTAATTGATGTGCCATCCACAGGAGCACCTTCAAAGAAG AAACTTTGTGTTATGCAGACTGTCAGCAGGATAAGCCAAGCTGGAACAAAATCTGTCTTCTCACAGAGCGGAAATAGCCGGGAAGTCACTCCAATTCTTGTTGCACAAACACAGAGCTCTGGTCCACAGACAag tacAACACCTCAGGTATTGAGCCCAACAATTGCTGCTCCACCAAACGCACTGCCTCGAAGAAGCTCTCGCCTATTTACTAGTGATAGCTCTACAACAAAG gaaaatagcaaaaaattaaaaatgaagtttccaCCTAAGattccaaacagaaaaacaaagagtaaAACAAATAAGGGAGGAATAACTCAACCAAACTTAAATGACAGTTTGGAAATTACCAAACTGGACTCTTCCATcatttcagaagggaaaattTCCACTGTTGCGCCACAGATCCAGGCTTTTACACtacagaaggcagcagcag AAGGTTTGATGAGCCTTCTTCGTGACATGGGGAAAGGTTATTTAGCCTTGTGTTCATACAACTGTAAAGAAGCGATAAATATTTTAAGCCATTTACCATCCCACCACTACAACACTGGCTGGGTGCTGTGCCAAATTGGGAGAGCTTACTTCGAACTTGCAGAATATATGCAG gctgagagaatattttcagaagtaagGAGGATTGAAAACTACAGAGTAGAAGGCATGGAGATCTATTCGACTACGCTGTGGCATCTGCAGAAAGATGTTGCTCTTTCAGTTCTTTCAAAGGATTTGACGGACATGGATAAAAATTCACCAGAG GCATGGTGTGCTGCAGGAAACTGTTTCAGCTTGCAACGAGAGCATGACATTGCAATCAAGTTCTTCCAGAGAGCCATTCAAGTTGATCCAAACTATGCTTATGCCTACACCCTGTTGGGGCATGAATTTGTGTTAACAGAAGAACTAGACAAAGCATTAGCTTGTTTTAGAAATGCAATCAGAGTCAATCCTAGACACTATAATGCATG GTATGGGTTGGGAATGATTTAttacaaacaggaaaaattcaGTCTAGCAGAAATGCATTTCCAGAAAGCACTTGATATCAATCCTCAGAGCTCAGTCTTATTGTGTCACATTGGAGTA GTCCAGCATGCactgaaaaaatctgaaaaggcTTTGGATACTTTAAACAAAGCTATTAACATTGACCCCAAGAACCCACTATGCAAATTCCATAGAGCTTCTGTattatttgcaaatgaaaaatacaag tctgCTTTACAAGAACTTGAAGAACTGAAACAGATTGTTCCCAAAGAGTCTcttgtttactttttaataggAAAG gttTATAAAAAACTGGGTCAAACACATTTGGCCCTAATGAATTTCTCATGGGCAATGGACTTAGATCCCAAAGGAGCCAATAACCAGATTAAAGAGGCCATTGATAAACGTTACCTTCCAGATGATGAAGAACCAATAACTCAAGAAGAGCAAATCAGTGAATGTTACCCCTATGAATCAG ttggCACAGATGAATCCCAAGAGAGCAGCATGACGGATGCAGATGACACACAGCTCCACGCAGTTGAAAGTGATGAATTTTAA